In Marinobacterium sp. LSUCC0821, the DNA window ATTCAGTGGTTGGATCGTCCTCGTACAGAGACCTTTGATCTGATCTTCATGGATCCACCGACCTTCTCAAACTCTAAACGTATGAGCGACATTCTCGATGTCCAGCGTGACCATGTCATGTTGGTCGAGCGCGCCATGGCACTGCTAGAGCAGGGTGGGCTACTGATCTTCTCTAACAACTACCGTCGCTTTAAGCTCGACTATGAAGCGCTCTCTGCGTTTGATATTAAAGAGACTACTCCTAAGACGATCGATCAAGATTTTAAACGCAATGAGAAGATTCATTGCTGCTTTGAAATTCGTCATCGCTCCTGATCTGTGCATTTGTGAGGAGTGTGCCCAAAGTTGGTACGCTCCTTGCAAACTACTAGGCAACTGTTTTTAGCTAACGCTGCTTTTAACTTTAATAAAGCTTAATAAAACTTTGATTATAATGTGGTTTTTGTGATCATTTTATCTAATCTTGCTTTGTTTTAGATGGCTATAACTAGATCTAAATGCACCAAAAAGGTGCGTAAATTTTGTTGATGCACATCCATTGTGCAAAAACTTTAGGAGAAAATTGGTGGAATCAATTAATAGTGCAGTAGAGACTCTAGTCCAGAGCTCTAATACATTGTTCATCCTCTTGGGTGCGATCATGGTGTTTGCGATGCATGCCGGCTTTGCATTCTTAGAAGTGGGTACAGTCCGTCGTAAAAACCAGGTGAACGCACTTGTTAAGATCATGACCGACTTCGGTTTTTCGGCAGTCGTCTACTTCTTCGTAGGTTACTGGATTGCGTATGACGTAACTTTCTTCTCTGACGCAGCTACGCTTGCACAGGGTAACGGCTACGACCTAGTGAAGTTCTTCTTCCTAATGACCTTCGCTGCGGCTATTCCAGCAATCATCTCTGGTGGTGTTGCTGAGCGTGCGCGCTTCTACCCAATGCTTATCGCAGCAGCACTCTGTGTAGCGTTTGTTTACCCATTTTTCGAAGGTATCATCTGGAACGGTAACTACGGCTTCCAGGGCTGGTTAGAGAGCAGCTTCGGTGCTGGTTTCCATGACTTTGCAGGTTCTGTCGTTGTTCATGCAGTAGGCGGCTGGTTAGGTCTTGCAGCTGTGCTCGTACTCGGTGCACGTAAAGGTCGCTACCGTAATGATCGTGTACAGGCTTTCCCACCATCAAACATTCCATTCCTAGCATTGGGTGCTTGGATTCTCTGTATTGGCTGGTTTGGTTTCAACGTGATGTCTGCGCAGACTCTTGATGGAATCTCAGGTCTAGTTGCTGTTAACAGCTTGATGGCTATGGTTGGCGGTATTATCGCTGCAACTCTGGTTGGCAAAAATGACCCTGGCTTCATCCATAACGGTCCTCTAGCTGGTCTTGTTGCTATCTGTGCAGGTTCTGACTTGCTACACCCAATCGGGGCGCTAGTGGTTGGTGGTGTCGCTGGTGCGCTTTTTGTTTGGTTGTTCACCCTTGCTCAGAACAAGTGGAAGATCGACGACGTACTGGGTGTGTGGCCGCTACACGGCCTATGTGGTGCTTGGGGCGGTATCGCTGCAGGTATCTTCGGTTCTGAAGCCCTCGGTGGTCTTGGTGGCGTAAGTCTAGCTTCTCAGGTTATTGGTACGCTTGCAGGTATTCTTGTAGCACTAGTCGGTGGCTTTATCGTCTATGGTGTTGTGAAAGCTGTTGCAGGTATCCGTATGGATGAAGAGCAGGAGTTCCGTGGTGCTGACTTGACCTTCCACCACATCGAAGCGACCTCTGAAGATCGTTAATCGATACTCTACATACAAAAATGCCGAGCACTAAGCTCGGCATTTTTATATCAACTTAGCACTAGTGCTTAATGATGGTGGCCGCCTGCACCGTGTACGTGACCGTGCTCAACTTCTTCAGTTGTAGCTTCACGAACTTCAACTACTTCAACGTCGAAGTTTAGTGTTTCGCCAGCAAGTGGGTGGTTGCCATCTAGAGTAACCATCTCGCCTTCAACTTTGATAACAGTCACTGGCTGCTCGCCCCATGGAGTTTGTGCCATGAACTGCATGCCAACATCGATCTCATCAACGCCCTGGAATGCGCTGCGATCAACTTCTTGGATAAGCTCTTCACGAATCTCACCGTAACCTTCAGCTGGCTCTACAGTTACCTGAAGTGAATCGCCAACAGTTTTACCTACAAGCGCCGCTTCAAGGCCTGCGATGATGTTTTGCGCACCCTGAAGGTAGACAAGTGGCTCCTGGCCTACAGAACTATCGATAGTCTCGCCAAGCACGTTAGTTAGGGTGTAGTGAATTGAAACAACAGATTTGTCAGCGATTTGCATCTTTTTCTCCTGTAAATGGAGATGCGATTTCTGGTGAAGATGCAGCGCTCCGTGAATTGAGGTCACTATGCTAACAAACACATGCTGCAGTGCAAGTTTGCTGGCACTTTATTGGGGTCAGAGTCATCTGAAGATGACTCTGACCCCAGTATCTGTGAACCCGATGTCTGGAAGTCGCTGAGATAGCGGATGACTGGCTAAAGGCCAGTCATCGGTGCACTGAACTAGCTACAATGTTACCGTGACAGGCCTTCAGCCTGTCATCGGCTCTTTCAGTCATCTGAAATCTAGAAAGTCACGTACATATAGCCAACTAAATATTTGAATCGAGGCATACAATGAAGCTTATGCGAATCTTAACAATGCTAGCCGCTTTAGTCGGTTTTAAAACAGCCTCTGCAGATAGCTGTATGAATGTCTTGGACCATACAGTGCGCGAGCTTGCAGGTGAGAAGCAGGTTAACCTCTGTGAGGCATACAAGGGACAGGTTCTGCTGATTGTCAATACTGCCAGCAAGTGTGCATTTACTGGTCAGTATGAAGGGCTTGAGGCGATGCACGCTAAGTATCAAGATCAGGGTTTCTCGGTACTGGGTTTTCCGTCGGGTGATTTTGCCGATCAAGAGTATAACCAAGAGAACAAAATCCAGGAGTTTTGCCGTCTAACCTACGGCGTTAAATTCCCAATGTTTGAGAAGTCGCATGTACGTGGCGATTATGCCAATCCAGTATTTAGTGATCTGATTAAAGCCACTGGAGTGTCACCGAAATGGAACTTCTACAAGTATCTTGTTGGACGTGATGGCAAGGTGATTGATGTCTATTCAAGTATGACATCGCCAGAGAGTTCCGGTTTAGTAAAACAGTTAGAGGCCGCGCTGGCCGTTCCGATGGATAAGGATAGTTGATGCAACGTGTAGCGATTGTTGGTGCGGGTATAGCAGGGGCAACCCTTGCACGTCGTTTAACCGACGCGGGTATGAGTGTCGAGGTATTTGAAAAGAGTCGTGGCACGGGTGGGCGTCTAGCTGCAGCGCGCTTAGGTGAAGCATCCCTTGATTTGGGTGCGCCAATTATCGAGGCGCACTCTGCTGAGTTTAATGAATGGCTCACGATGCTTGAGCGTAAGGGGAGTGCACTTCATTGGCCAGCCAAAGTACAGCAAGGTCTGAATGGATCAGCCAGCATTCAAAATCAGTGGTTAGGGGTGGGGCGCAACTCTGCGTTAACTCGTGCACTTCTCGATGGAGTTACACTTCACACTGAGAAACGTGTAGGCGTGCTTTGGAGTGATGCCAGTGGCGCGTTAGTTCGTGATGAACATGGCGATCTCCTTGGCTATTTCGATGCTGTTGTTTCAGCTGCTCCTGCACCTCAAGCAGAGCCTTTATTGGAGGTGGTTAGCCGCTTCGCTAAGCGTGCCCGTGTAGCGACCACAACGGCGAGTTGGGTAGCACTGTTTCAGTTGGCACGCTTGCCTAAGGTGCTTGAGAACTCAGACATCGTCAATTTGGCGGATAGCCCAATCTCGCGCATTGTGGTTGA includes these proteins:
- a CDS encoding ammonium transporter, giving the protein MESINSAVETLVQSSNTLFILLGAIMVFAMHAGFAFLEVGTVRRKNQVNALVKIMTDFGFSAVVYFFVGYWIAYDVTFFSDAATLAQGNGYDLVKFFFLMTFAAAIPAIISGGVAERARFYPMLIAAALCVAFVYPFFEGIIWNGNYGFQGWLESSFGAGFHDFAGSVVVHAVGGWLGLAAVLVLGARKGRYRNDRVQAFPPSNIPFLALGAWILCIGWFGFNVMSAQTLDGISGLVAVNSLMAMVGGIIAATLVGKNDPGFIHNGPLAGLVAICAGSDLLHPIGALVVGGVAGALFVWLFTLAQNKWKIDDVLGVWPLHGLCGAWGGIAAGIFGSEALGGLGGVSLASQVIGTLAGILVALVGGFIVYGVVKAVAGIRMDEEQEFRGADLTFHHIEATSEDR
- a CDS encoding peptidylprolyl isomerase, with the translated sequence MQIADKSVVSIHYTLTNVLGETIDSSVGQEPLVYLQGAQNIIAGLEAALVGKTVGDSLQVTVEPAEGYGEIREELIQEVDRSAFQGVDEIDVGMQFMAQTPWGEQPVTVIKVEGEMVTLDGNHPLAGETLNFDVEVVEVREATTEEVEHGHVHGAGGHHH
- a CDS encoding glutathione peroxidase — protein: MKLMRILTMLAALVGFKTASADSCMNVLDHTVRELAGEKQVNLCEAYKGQVLLIVNTASKCAFTGQYEGLEAMHAKYQDQGFSVLGFPSGDFADQEYNQENKIQEFCRLTYGVKFPMFEKSHVRGDYANPVFSDLIKATGVSPKWNFYKYLVGRDGKVIDVYSSMTSPESSGLVKQLEAALAVPMDKDS
- a CDS encoding NAD(P)/FAD-dependent oxidoreductase; protein product: MQRVAIVGAGIAGATLARRLTDAGMSVEVFEKSRGTGGRLAAARLGEASLDLGAPIIEAHSAEFNEWLTMLERKGSALHWPAKVQQGLNGSASIQNQWLGVGRNSALTRALLDGVTLHTEKRVGVLWSDASGALVRDEHGDLLGYFDAVVSAAPAPQAEPLLEVVSRFAKRARVATTTASWVALFQLARLPKVLENSDIVNLADSPISRIVVESHKPARSGALLHVEMSQAWSEQCIEDNRDAVLSDVQKVLEEAVNDALEIENARLHRWLYSRSHSAGKGELALWDSELKVGACGDWIGAPGIEGAWTSANALADMILASQE